From a region of the Acidobacteriota bacterium genome:
- a CDS encoding macrolide ABC transporter ATP-binding protein gives MPTDTMKGADIEAQKLCRSYRMGQSEIRAVNYVSFLIQSGEFVALLGTSGSGKSSLLNLIAGLDTPSAGSVSVDGRDLARMSREQLARYRRSTVGMVFQAFNLVAAMTVLENVELPMRFAEVPRDQRLNRARTALERVGLGHRLNHRPSELSGGEQQRASLARALVNSPQLLLADEPTGNLDSRTGSEIMELIHTINGEGTTVLMVTHERPLAEQYASRFIFLRDGKLVSDPSEVPA, from the coding sequence ATGCCGACCGACACTATGAAAGGCGCCGACATTGAGGCGCAGAAGCTTTGCCGCAGCTATCGCATGGGACAATCCGAGATTCGGGCCGTAAACTACGTGAGCTTTTTGATCCAGTCCGGAGAGTTCGTCGCCTTGCTCGGAACATCCGGATCTGGCAAGTCTTCCCTGCTGAACCTCATCGCCGGCCTGGATACTCCGAGTGCTGGTTCAGTTTCGGTTGACGGACGCGACCTCGCGCGCATGTCTCGCGAACAACTTGCCCGTTATCGACGGAGCACTGTGGGCATGGTTTTTCAGGCGTTCAATCTCGTCGCGGCGATGACTGTGCTCGAGAATGTCGAACTGCCGATGCGCTTCGCCGAAGTACCGCGCGACCAGCGCCTGAATCGCGCTCGAACGGCACTCGAACGCGTGGGCTTAGGCCATCGTCTCAATCATCGTCCATCAGAACTTTCTGGAGGCGAGCAACAGCGAGCTTCCCTAGCACGAGCATTAGTCAACTCGCCGCAGTTGTTGCTCGCCGATGAACCTACGGGAAACCTCGACAGCCGCACGGGAAGCGAAATCATGGAGTTGATCCATACGATTAACGGGGAGGGCACAACCGTGTTGATGGTCACCCATGAGCGTCCTCTAGCGGAACAATACGCATCGCGGTTCATATTCCTGCGCGACGGAAAACTGGTTAGCGATCCCTCCGAGGTGCCAGCATGA
- a CDS encoding GMP synthase (glutamine-hydrolyzing) produces MEPQSIVILDFGSQYTQLIARRIREQRVFSVVLPCTAPLDEIQSYRPAGIILSGGPCSVYDDDAPPADERVLSLGLPVLGICYGLHFITHKLGGKVVPGPKREYGHAQVEVVERESSLFRDLPASLSVWMSHGDEARELPSGFRIVAKSSSALAAIENPERKTWAVQFHPEVHHTKLGTDLLRNFVFGICHAEPNWTAQRFIDETVASIKETVGDGHAICALSGGVDSSVAAVLVQRAMGDRLTCVFVNNGVLRKDEFQKVQTNLRDRLGLNLVAVDASNRFLSKLASITDPEKKRKIIGNEFIAVFDDEAEKLIRKYQQQKASNGSGVKKAEFLVQGTLYPDVIESRSVRGPSQTIKTHHNVGGLPEKMNLKLIEPLKDLFKDEVRRIGRDLGMPAEILQRQPFPGPGLAVRILGEVTPERVKLLQDADDIVVSEIKAAGLYNQIWQAFAVLLPVMSVGVMGDYRTYAYTCAIRAVHSEDGMTADWVPLPYEVLRTISSRIVNEVLGINRVVYDITSKPPGTIEWE; encoded by the coding sequence ATGGAACCCCAGTCGATCGTCATCCTCGACTTTGGCTCGCAATACACGCAGCTGATTGCACGTAGAATTCGCGAACAGCGCGTCTTCTCTGTCGTACTTCCCTGCACTGCCCCGCTCGACGAAATCCAAAGCTATCGCCCTGCCGGAATCATTCTGTCTGGCGGTCCTTGCTCCGTCTATGACGACGATGCGCCTCCAGCGGACGAGCGTGTGCTCTCGCTCGGGCTTCCCGTTTTGGGCATCTGCTACGGACTGCATTTCATTACGCACAAGCTCGGAGGAAAAGTAGTTCCGGGGCCGAAGCGCGAGTACGGTCATGCGCAGGTCGAGGTAGTCGAACGAGAGTCTTCGCTCTTTCGCGACTTGCCGGCATCGCTCTCGGTGTGGATGTCTCACGGAGACGAGGCGCGCGAGCTGCCCTCAGGGTTTCGAATAGTAGCAAAGAGCTCCAGCGCGCTTGCAGCAATCGAGAATCCGGAGCGCAAGACATGGGCAGTGCAGTTTCATCCTGAGGTTCATCACACGAAGCTTGGCACCGATCTGCTGCGTAACTTCGTCTTCGGCATCTGCCATGCCGAGCCCAACTGGACGGCGCAACGATTCATCGACGAGACCGTCGCGTCGATTAAAGAGACGGTCGGCGATGGACACGCGATCTGCGCGCTTTCTGGCGGCGTGGATTCCTCCGTGGCGGCCGTTCTGGTGCAGCGTGCCATGGGAGACCGGCTGACCTGCGTCTTTGTCAACAATGGCGTATTGCGCAAAGACGAATTCCAGAAAGTACAAACCAATCTTCGCGACCGGCTTGGACTCAACCTGGTAGCAGTGGATGCGAGTAATAGGTTTTTGTCGAAGCTTGCAAGCATCACCGATCCGGAAAAGAAGCGCAAGATTATCGGAAACGAGTTCATCGCGGTCTTCGATGACGAAGCCGAAAAGCTCATACGGAAATATCAGCAGCAAAAGGCCTCGAACGGCAGCGGTGTTAAGAAAGCTGAGTTTCTCGTTCAAGGGACGTTGTACCCAGATGTGATTGAGTCACGCTCAGTCCGCGGACCTTCACAGACAATCAAGACTCACCACAATGTCGGCGGACTGCCAGAGAAGATGAATCTGAAGTTAATTGAGCCGCTAAAGGATCTCTTCAAGGACGAGGTACGCCGCATCGGTCGCGATCTGGGCATGCCCGCGGAGATCCTGCAGCGTCAGCCCTTTCCCGGTCCGGGACTCGCAGTCCGCATTCTTGGCGAAGTCACTCCCGAGCGCGTGAAATTACTTCAAGATGCTGACGACATCGTTGTCTCTGAAATCAAAGCCGCCGGGCTCTACAACCAGATATGGCAAGCATTCGCGGTTCTGCTGCCCGTGATGTCCGTTGGAGTCATGGGCGATTACCGCACTTACGCGTACACCTGCGCGATTCGCGCTGTGCATTCCGAGGACGGCATGACCGCAGATTGGGTCCCCCTTCCGTATGAGGTACTGCGCACCATTTCGAGCAGGATCGTTAACGAAGTCCTTGGGATCAACCGAGTAGTGTATGACATCACTTCAAAGCCGCCGGGCACGATTGAGTGGGAGTGA
- a CDS encoding preprotein translocase subunit SecA, giving the protein MIGIIISKVIGTKNEREMKRLWPIVGQINALEPAMQKLSDDELRAKTEEFRQRIRESVQRAAPNDLDEQPVESSTKAKHDPVLEEALNEVLPEAFAVVREAGRRVLNMRHFDVQLIGGAVLHQGKISEMKTGEGKTLVATLPVYLNALGGKGVHVVTVNDYLAKRDSEWMGKLYTSLGLSVGVIVHDLDDNERRQAYAADITYGTNNEFGFDYLRDNMKFDLKDCVQRGHHFAIVDEVDSILIDEARTPLIIAGQSEESTDKYYKVNRIIPALEKGEEIQKSLEETIFTGDYTVDEKHRAITVTEQGWEKVEQMLGIGNIADPENWGWKHHVETAIKAHVLYRRDTEYVIKDGEVIIVDEFTGRMMPGRRWSDGLHQAVEAKENVKIERENQTLATISFQNYFRMYTKLAGMTGTAETEAAEFEKIYKLEIVVIPTNKPLLRLENPDVVYRTEKEKYFAVADDIQKVNVDQRPVLVGTTSIEKSERLSELLKKKGVKHVVLNAKYHEREAEIVAQAGRLGAVTIATNMAGRGTDILLGGNAEFIAKQELLKKGLARSVGAAAGELAPVASSANLTRFYYQGAEYEVEAQQWHEALSRHEHDIQAEHDKVVSVGGLHILGTERHESRRIDNQLRGRAGRQGDPGSSRFYLSLEDDLMRIFAKEWVSNLLQRLGMEEGIPIESKLISRRIEAAQKAVEAQNFESRKHLLEYDDVMNKQREAVYGLRHQLLEGIDQKDLILEDYVGSIIGDLLDQYCARERHAEQWDTTALKQQIFTRFGVDLAAEGVDPDKLNRSELGDAIFDKLKQRYEAKEKLIGSEAMRYHERMIMLSVLDGQWKDHLLSMDHLKEGIGLRGYGQHDPLVEYKRESFEMFEGMMQRFQEETVRYLYLLQVIESGPPPSHDDGLTMDGVPFDPRRPVAPPPSTNGNRHRAATSMDDMEREFKRKKERELQQARMAGGGEQLVQQRRVGEKVGRNDLCPCGSGKKYKKCCGA; this is encoded by the coding sequence TTGATCGGAATCATCATCTCCAAGGTTATCGGGACTAAGAACGAGCGCGAGATGAAGCGCTTGTGGCCCATCGTTGGGCAGATCAATGCCCTTGAGCCTGCGATGCAAAAGCTCTCCGACGATGAGCTTCGAGCCAAGACCGAGGAATTCCGCCAGCGTATCCGTGAGTCCGTTCAGCGTGCCGCTCCCAACGATCTGGATGAGCAGCCGGTCGAGTCCAGCACGAAGGCAAAGCACGATCCAGTGCTAGAAGAGGCTCTGAACGAGGTTCTCCCCGAAGCATTCGCCGTGGTCCGCGAAGCGGGTCGGCGCGTGCTGAACATGCGCCACTTCGACGTTCAGTTAATCGGCGGCGCAGTGCTGCATCAGGGCAAAATTTCAGAAATGAAGACCGGTGAGGGCAAAACGCTCGTCGCTACTTTGCCAGTGTATTTGAATGCGCTAGGCGGAAAGGGCGTTCACGTCGTTACCGTCAACGACTACCTCGCCAAGCGCGACTCGGAATGGATGGGCAAGCTCTACACCTCCCTCGGGCTTTCGGTTGGCGTTATCGTCCACGATCTCGACGACAACGAGCGCCGCCAGGCTTATGCGGCAGACATCACCTACGGCACCAATAACGAGTTCGGCTTCGACTACCTGCGCGACAACATGAAGTTCGATCTTAAGGACTGCGTTCAGCGCGGACATCATTTTGCCATCGTCGATGAAGTGGATTCCATCCTCATCGACGAAGCGCGTACGCCGCTGATCATCGCCGGTCAGAGCGAGGAGTCAACCGACAAGTATTACAAAGTGAATCGCATTATTCCCGCTTTGGAAAAAGGCGAGGAGATCCAGAAGAGTCTCGAAGAGACGATCTTTACCGGCGATTACACGGTCGACGAAAAGCACCGGGCGATTACCGTTACGGAACAAGGCTGGGAAAAAGTAGAGCAGATGCTCGGAATCGGTAATATCGCGGATCCCGAGAACTGGGGCTGGAAGCATCACGTCGAAACTGCCATCAAGGCGCACGTGCTCTATCGGCGCGACACCGAGTACGTGATCAAGGACGGTGAAGTAATTATCGTCGACGAGTTCACGGGGCGCATGATGCCCGGCCGCCGCTGGTCGGACGGATTGCATCAGGCGGTCGAAGCCAAGGAAAACGTCAAGATTGAGCGTGAGAACCAGACGCTCGCGACCATCTCCTTCCAGAACTACTTCCGGATGTACACCAAGCTGGCCGGCATGACGGGTACAGCGGAAACCGAAGCGGCCGAGTTTGAGAAGATTTACAAGCTCGAGATTGTCGTTATTCCCACAAATAAACCGCTGCTGCGACTCGAGAATCCGGACGTCGTTTACAGAACGGAAAAGGAAAAATACTTTGCGGTCGCGGACGACATTCAGAAGGTAAACGTCGACCAACGTCCAGTGCTGGTGGGCACCACGTCAATCGAGAAGTCGGAAAGGCTCTCGGAGTTGCTGAAGAAAAAGGGCGTGAAGCACGTGGTGTTGAACGCCAAATATCACGAACGTGAAGCCGAGATCGTCGCTCAGGCTGGACGTCTGGGAGCCGTAACCATTGCAACCAACATGGCCGGACGTGGTACCGACATTCTGCTGGGCGGCAACGCGGAATTTATCGCAAAGCAGGAGCTGCTGAAAAAAGGTTTGGCACGCTCAGTGGGAGCAGCCGCTGGAGAGCTCGCGCCAGTGGCGTCGTCGGCAAATCTAACGCGCTTTTACTATCAGGGCGCGGAGTATGAGGTCGAGGCCCAGCAATGGCACGAGGCACTATCGCGGCATGAGCATGACATTCAGGCGGAGCACGACAAGGTTGTTTCGGTCGGCGGTCTGCACATTCTGGGTACTGAACGACACGAATCGCGACGTATCGATAACCAGCTTCGCGGACGCGCGGGCCGCCAGGGTGATCCCGGGTCCTCGCGGTTCTACCTCTCACTCGAAGACGACTTGATGCGTATCTTTGCCAAAGAGTGGGTCTCGAATCTGCTTCAGCGGCTAGGAATGGAAGAGGGAATCCCGATCGAGTCGAAGCTGATCTCGCGACGTATCGAGGCAGCGCAAAAAGCTGTCGAAGCGCAGAACTTCGAGTCGCGAAAACATCTGCTTGAATATGACGATGTTATGAATAAGCAGCGCGAGGCGGTGTACGGCCTGCGTCATCAGCTGCTCGAGGGGATCGACCAGAAGGACCTCATTCTTGAGGATTACGTTGGCAGCATCATTGGCGATCTGCTCGACCAGTATTGTGCACGCGAGCGGCACGCGGAGCAGTGGGACACAACGGCCCTGAAGCAGCAGATCTTCACTCGCTTCGGTGTGGATCTTGCAGCTGAAGGAGTCGATCCCGACAAGCTGAACCGTTCCGAATTAGGCGATGCAATCTTCGACAAGCTCAAACAGCGCTACGAAGCCAAGGAGAAGCTGATCGGCTCCGAGGCCATGCGCTATCACGAGCGCATGATCATGCTTAGCGTGCTTGATGGCCAGTGGAAAGACCATCTGCTCAGCATGGACCACCTCAAAGAAGGAATCGGTCTGCGCGGGTATGGACAACATGATCCGCTGGTTGAGTACAAGCGCGAGTCATTCGAAATGTTCGAAGGGATGATGCAGCGCTTCCAGGAAGAGACCGTTCGTTATCTGTACCTGCTACAAGTGATTGAGTCAGGTCCGCCGCCGAGCCACGACGACGGGCTCACAATGGATGGAGTTCCATTTGATCCGCGACGTCCGGTGGCTCCGCCTCCGAGCACAAATGGGAATCGCCATCGCGCAGCTACCTCGATGGACGACATGGAGCGCGAGTTTAAGCGCAAGAAAGAACGTGAACTTCAGCAGGCACGGATGGCTGGTGGAGGCGAGCAGTTAGTCCAGCAGCGTCGTGTGGGCGAGAAGGTCGGGCGGAATGATCTGTGCCCGTGCGGGTCGGGGAAGAAGTACAAGAAGTGTTGCGGGGCGTGA